In a genomic window of Columba livia isolate bColLiv1 breed racing homer chromosome 4, bColLiv1.pat.W.v2, whole genome shotgun sequence:
- the HS3ST1 gene encoding heparan sulfate glucosamine 3-O-sulfotransferase 1 — protein MAAFLLGAVLLIVQPQIVPSRPAINSKPESSSQSVQRELLKRTSQKNDFKENIHSNGSCQQLPQTIIIGVRKGGTRALLEMLSLHPDIAAAESEVHFFDWEDHYKNGLKWYVSQMPFSYPHQITVEKTPAYFTSPKVPERVYNMNQSMRLLLILRDPSERVLSDYTQVFYNHMQKHKPYPSIEQFLIKDGEVNVDYKAINRSLYYIHMQNWLKYFPLDHIHIVDGDKLIKDPFPEIEKVERFLKLSPQINASNFYFNKTKGFYCLRDSGRERCLHESKGRAHPQVDTWLLEKLHAYFHEPNKKFFELVGRTFDWHSFVAS, from the coding sequence ATGGCAGCTTTTCTGCTGGGAGCTGTGTTGCTTATTGTTCAACCTCAGATAGTGCCTTCCAGACCGGCTATAAATTCAAAGCCTGAGAGTTCTTCTCAGTCTGTTCAGAGAGAGCTTTTAAAGAGAACATCTCAAAAAAATGACTTCAAGGAAAACATTCATTCTAATGGATCAtgccagcagctgccacagACTATCATTATTGGAGTGAGAAAAGGTGGAACAAGAGCGTTGTTAGAGATGTTGAGTCTCCATCCAGATAttgcagcagcagaaagtgAAGTTCACTTCTTTGACTGGGAAGATCATTACAAAAATGGATTGAAGTGGTATGTTAGTCAAATGCCATTCTCTTATCCCCATCAGATCACCGTGGAAAAAACTCCAGCATATTTCACATCACCTAAAGTGCCTGAAAGAGTTTATAACATGAACCAATCAATGAGACTTCTCCTTATTTTAAGAGATCCAAGTGAGAGAGTACTATCAGATTACACCCAAGTGTTCTATAATCATATGCAGAAGCACAAACCATATCCATCCATTGAACAATTCCTGATTAAAGATGGTGAAGTCAATGTGGACTACAAGGCAATAAACAGAAGCTTATATTACATTCACATGCAAAACTGGCTGAAGTATTTTCCTCTTGATCATATCCACATTGTAGATGGGGATAAACTAATCAAAGATCCCTTCCCAGAAATAGAGAAGGTAGAGAGATTTTTGAAGTTATCACCACAGATAAATGCATCAaacttttatttcaataaaactAAAGGCTTCTACTGCCTAAGGGACAGTGGTAGAGAGCGTTGTTTACATGAATCAAAAGGACGAGCACACCCACAAGTAGATACCTGGTTACTCGAGAAACTGCATGCATATTTCCATGAACCCAACAAGAAATTTTTTGAGCTTGTGGGCAGAACATTTGACTGGCACTCATTTGTGGCAAGTTAG